In Panicum virgatum strain AP13 chromosome 5K, P.virgatum_v5, whole genome shotgun sequence, the genomic window cggcgggaagAAGGGGAGGTGGGAGGTGCAAcgctagggtttgagggagCCGCCCCGTCGCCCGAGTGGGGCGACGCGAGCGGACGCGGGCTTATACGGGGCATcctactgttttttttttcattcactAGATCTCTTGCTatggcttttttttttgtgcaaaGTAGGAACGCCGAGGAGAAAAAGGACTTTTGGCTGTGGTCTGGTACTGGTACTCTGATCTAGTCATGACTCAGCAACCACCATTCAAAGCTGCATCTTGGATCAGTACAGAGGAATCCACATCCGGCGACGCGCGCGCCCGCACGGGCGCCCGCGGTAGTCAGGCAGGCGCACGCGCGGGCGTGGCAGCGACGCCGCAGCGCACGCCCCCGCCTTTCCTCCGACACATTTTCCATGTCCAAACAGTGGCGGAGCCCACGCCCCGACACCGCTGGGCACGGCGCGCACGACGGCCGAACCACCCCCCCTCGGAGCCGGGGGGACAGCCGGAATCTCGCCGCGCTGGCCGTGTCACTGGCGCCCAACCCCGCCTGCCTGCCGTTGCACGCTCCCCATGTGGCCCGCTTGCATTATTGCGAGTcttctttccttcttcctcctccgctaGCAGCTAGCCCTCTTGAAGAGTTCTTGCTTATATATACAGCTGCCATTGGAGTGCTGCTTCAACACATCATCCACTGCTACTCGAGCCAACAAGACAGCTTATTATCCAAGTCTACTCCTAGATCCGTGCCCCAGCCGAAAACACACGCAGCCAGGGCAAGATGAAGCTTGTTGGAGGCCAGAGGAGGCAGAGGGGGTTCGGCAAGGCCCTCAAGGAGCAGAGGGCCAGGCTCTACATCATCCAGCGCTGCGTCGTCATGCTTCTGCGCTGGAACGACTGATCCGATCCGATCCACCGCCGGACGCCGGATCGATCGGCGGATCGTCTTTGCCCAGATGCTCCATCGGGTGCCAAAGTTTTGGGGATTCTGGTTCTGTCTCCTTGGTGGTGCCAGAATGGTCGCCGGCTGCTGTACATAGAGGGCCAGCCAGGGACAATATAGAGTAGTACAAATTAGTGGTGGTAGCAGTAGCACTAGCAGTAGGATTCACTCTGGTACGGTGTTCATCGATCGGGGTCTCTGGCTTTCCCTGAAAACTAGTATGCCAATGTACAATCGCATCAGTGTGGAATGCCAAATCAATGAACAGAGAACAAGCAATGGGTCGATCACAATGCGCATGCCTTCATCGATTACTAGCTCTTCGATTTATCTTTCGAGTCTCTTGCATTTTGTGTGTGCAGATACATGGATTCTGCAAAATTTAGTTTGGCTTTGAGCTCTCTGTTTATTTTCCCTCTTCGTTGCCAGACAAGAGCATCGATGAATCTCTATGGTGTATATGGCAGATCCTCCTACTGAATGAAAAGAACTAATTTCACTGTCTTGAAAATGCAAAACTTGAGGCTACAGAGAGTGTGTTAGTCCCATGATTCTGAGGTCTTATTATGGACTTCCAGTTATCTGCATCCAAAGAAATGGACATGAAGATTTCCAAAGAAACAACACAATAACTCTTTTTCCATCTTTCGGTCTTCCTTATGTGTTCTTCAAATGCTTGAGGCATTTGCCTTGACTTCTGAACTTCCGGTCACTCTCATGGCAACCGATGCAATCATGGCAAAATTGCCTACCAATATTCATAAACACAACACATAAATACCATGTACAACACATTTTCGccctttttatttcttttcacctttattctaaaaatatataagcTTACGTCTGTTGATTGAGTTGTGGCACGAAATCTCAATATGAAATTACTGATATATCATTTTGtggtcattttttttgttttcaaatatttatttatgttgACTTCATgttgaaacaaacaaaaaaacaatCTTTGCGTTCTACAATCATAATCTTTAATAAGTACTCGAAAGAAAAACCTCTTCGGAATTCATCCAATAAAAGGTACGCTGACGACTAGCATCATTTAGCTTTCCATCAGGGGAAGGAactcttaaattttttttttataaaaaacatgTACGAGGTTTCACTTCAGTAATTAGTTTACTgctttttcgcaaaaaaaagatTATTGCTTGTTAGGATTTCCCATTTTTCTGTTGCATTAATAAGAGGCACATAAACGTACACTCTTAAgccaaaggaaaagaaaattggAGAAAATGTCAATTAAAACTGCCATAAAAATACTTATTTTGATTGAGCTCCGGAGTGGCAGATCATTGCATTTTCCAAATTACATTTAACTAGTTAACACAGGGAAAACACAACCTAAAATCACGCCTGGAATGTTTGCCATGGCTTTTTTTTAATGCCCAATTATGAGGAACCAAACATGGAATAATCTATGAGCTTTTCAGCTATGCCTCTCCTAAGCTCGAACTGCCATGACAAGCCAAGCTAAGCGCAGCTTTCTCTACATGCTACTATTTTATCACCGGGGACTGAGATATACATAGctgttcatcatgttcttgagcAGACACCAAATACTAGATCCAGGAAAATCCTTAGCTGTAGTCAGATCTCAGCACATGTGTTCCACGCAAATCCTCCTCAGTGTGTGCGTGGGTGAGACCGGTCAGGTTGTCGATCCGTCGGGCGCACCCGGTGGCCATCTTGGGAAGTCGGGCATCAAAATTGACATTGCCAATAAACTGATGCCTGAAGGTCAAGGAAAGACAAGGATGGGTTATTGTAAGATGAGAGGAGCCAGGCTCACATAATCAGATGGACACTGGACTTTAGTTTTTCACCTTGTTGTCGGATGGTC contains:
- the LOC120707063 gene encoding uncharacterized protein LOC120707063, whose amino-acid sequence is MKLVGGQRRQRGFGKALKEQRARLYIIQRCVVMLLRWND